One Longimicrobiales bacterium DNA window includes the following coding sequences:
- a CDS encoding pyridoxine 5'-phosphate synthase — MRLHINVDHVATVRQARRTDEPDPVRAAVLAELGGADGITVHLREDRRHIQDRDVRLLMETVRTGVNLELAAGSDVIDIACSLHPMAATLVPERREEITTEGGLALDGESGRRAAQVVERLHAEGIRTSLFIAPERSVIDAAAALGVAAIELHTGEFAEAFRSVHTPDGRAAVMHEVTRLRRAATHAHGSGLAVHAGHGLTYENVAYVAAIGEIEELNIGHSIVSRAMMTGMERAVREMKDLIRDARRTALHGD; from the coding sequence ATGCGTCTTCATATCAACGTCGATCACGTCGCTACCGTGCGCCAGGCCCGTCGAACGGACGAGCCGGATCCGGTGCGTGCAGCTGTGCTCGCCGAGCTCGGTGGCGCCGATGGCATCACGGTGCATCTGCGGGAGGACCGGCGCCACATCCAGGATCGCGATGTTCGCCTGCTCATGGAGACCGTGCGCACCGGCGTGAATCTGGAACTGGCCGCGGGCAGCGACGTCATCGACATCGCATGCTCGCTGCATCCGATGGCGGCCACGCTGGTACCGGAGCGGCGCGAGGAAATCACGACGGAAGGCGGTCTCGCGCTGGATGGCGAAAGCGGACGCCGCGCTGCGCAGGTGGTGGAGCGACTGCATGCGGAAGGCATCCGTACCTCGCTGTTCATCGCGCCGGAGCGATCGGTGATCGACGCCGCGGCGGCCCTGGGTGTGGCCGCAATCGAGCTGCACACCGGGGAGTTCGCGGAGGCCTTCAGGAGCGTGCACACACCGGATGGACGCGCGGCCGTGATGCATGAAGTGACGCGATTACGGCGTGCCGCGACACATGCGCACGGGTCCGGCCTCGCGGTGCATGCCGGACACGGTCTGACGTACGAGAACGTGGCGTACGTCGCCGCGATCGGTGAGATCGAGGAGCTCAACATCGGACACAGCATCGTCAGCCGGGCCATGATGACAGGCATGGAGCGGGCGGTACGTGAGATGAAGGACCTCATTCGTGATGCGCGGCGTACCGCGCTGCACGGGGACTAG
- a CDS encoding Rossmann-like and DUF2520 domain-containing protein yields the protein MNEESSGLDNVVIVGPGRMGLALGAALRHQGAVDRLTYFGRALEPPPHPLFDPHPMAGDVDTAPAGAEYHMLPALPAPGTTIVILGVPDDALPEVVHDLSMIGEAPAGCVALHLSGALSTDALAPLHHRGYAIGSMHPLMAVADPWLAGERMVGAAFAMTGEPAANAAARRLVSALGGVPLTIAATQRPLYHAAAVVASNYLVALTGVAVRMLEQAGVDGDDAVRALLPLLRGTLDNVEHLGVKAAVTGPIARGDVDTVRLHLARLSPGDRVLYSGLGLELLRLARAAGLDEERAAEIEMLLTAG from the coding sequence GTGAACGAGGAGTCGAGCGGGCTCGACAACGTCGTCATCGTCGGGCCGGGTCGCATGGGACTGGCTCTGGGTGCTGCCCTGCGGCATCAGGGCGCGGTCGACCGGCTCACGTATTTCGGCCGCGCGCTCGAGCCGCCGCCCCACCCGCTCTTCGATCCGCACCCGATGGCGGGTGACGTGGATACGGCGCCGGCGGGTGCCGAGTATCACATGCTGCCGGCGCTCCCGGCGCCTGGCACGACGATCGTCATCCTCGGCGTTCCGGATGATGCCCTGCCGGAAGTGGTCCATGATCTGTCGATGATTGGCGAAGCGCCTGCAGGCTGCGTCGCGTTGCACCTGTCGGGTGCGTTGTCGACGGACGCGCTGGCGCCGCTGCATCACCGGGGGTACGCCATCGGCTCGATGCACCCGCTCATGGCCGTGGCCGACCCGTGGCTCGCTGGTGAGCGCATGGTCGGCGCCGCATTCGCGATGACCGGCGAGCCGGCGGCGAACGCGGCTGCCCGGCGGCTCGTCTCCGCACTGGGCGGCGTGCCGCTCACGATTGCCGCGACGCAGCGCCCGCTCTATCACGCCGCTGCCGTGGTCGCCTCCAACTACCTCGTCGCCCTGACCGGCGTCGCGGTGCGGATGCTGGAGCAGGCCGGCGTGGATGGCGACGATGCGGTTCGCGCGCTGCTCCCTCTTCTCCGCGGCACCCTGGACAACGTCGAGCATCTGGGCGTGAAGGCCGCCGTGACGGGGCCGATCGCGCGCGGCGACGTCGATACCGTCCGCCTCCACCTGGCGCGGTTGTCGCCGGGGGATCGCGTGCTATATTCCGGCCTCGGTCTCGAGCTGCTGCGACTGGCGCGGGCAGCGGGCCTGGATGAGGAACGGGCTGCCGAGATCGAAATGCTCCTCACCGCCGGCTGA